From Acidimicrobiales bacterium, one genomic window encodes:
- a CDS encoding nuclear transport factor 2 family protein, protein MAHERAEIEATIQRYLDLRRAAIAGEIPWSDLKEVFTDDAVFVDSVWGRHEGVDALVEFLDNSMAGLDTWDFPHFWEAIDGDRVFLRWSNRLPGELADGSPIDNFGMSYLEYAGNGKFSYEEDMYSESHLRLTMKQSTWVPSADMVAPPADRDWV, encoded by the coding sequence ATGGCCCATGAACGAGCAGAGATCGAAGCAACGATTCAGCGCTACCTGGATCTGCGCCGAGCGGCGATCGCCGGCGAGATCCCCTGGAGCGACCTCAAGGAGGTCTTCACCGACGACGCCGTGTTCGTCGATTCGGTGTGGGGCCGACACGAGGGCGTCGACGCGCTCGTGGAGTTCCTCGACAACTCGATGGCCGGCCTCGACACCTGGGACTTCCCCCACTTCTGGGAGGCGATCGACGGCGATCGTGTGTTCCTGCGGTGGAGCAACCGGCTTCCCGGCGAACTGGCCGACGGCTCCCCGATCGACAACTTCGGGATGTCGTACCTGGAGTACGCCGGGAACGGGAAGTTCTCCTACGAGGAGGACATGTACTCCGAGAGCCACCTCCGGCTGACGATGAAGCAGTCGACCTGGGTGCCGAGTGCGGACATGGTGGCACCGCCGGCCGATCGCGACTGGGTCTAG
- a CDS encoding Dabb family protein, with protein sequence MIRHTVLLTFDGSDDAQIRRVIDELRELPSLIPEIQAYTVGRDLGLTEGTATVVVSGDFATVADYQTYSGHPEHVRVLDDHIRPHVTALTRAQIELP encoded by the coding sequence ATGATCCGCCACACGGTCCTTCTCACGTTCGACGGCAGCGACGACGCGCAGATCCGACGGGTCATCGACGAACTCCGCGAACTGCCCTCACTCATCCCCGAGATCCAGGCCTACACGGTCGGACGCGACCTCGGGCTCACCGAGGGGACGGCGACGGTCGTCGTGTCGGGTGACTTCGCGACCGTCGCCGACTACCAGACCTACTCGGGTCATCCCGAGCACGTCCGGGTCCTCGATGACCACATCCGCCCCCACGTCACTGCACTCACGCGGGCCCAGATCGAGCTGCCCTGA